The proteins below come from a single Rosa rugosa chromosome 2, drRosRugo1.1, whole genome shotgun sequence genomic window:
- the LOC133733584 gene encoding uncharacterized protein At5g39865 encodes MWRPWSKSTVQIHDTTTSPTSPFSFSSFKDIQNLCAEEPPQPAATAKKASAIFHRVRVANSLLRAWSTRPKDEPSPTTQLEPSSISLPGGEKRIVVYFTSLRVVRRTFEDCKAVRSILRGFRVTLDERDLAMDHAFITELQQILGQRKLTLPRVFIGGRYIGGAEEVKQLHEAGELKKFVEGLPVQEPGACDACGGYRFLLCDVCDGSHKLYSEKGGFRSCTSCNENGLIRCSSCSCAPI; translated from the coding sequence ATGTGGCGGCCGTGGAGTAAATCAACGGTTCAGATTCACGACACGACGACATCGCCGACCTCGCCGTTCTCGTTCTCCTCCTTCAAAGACATCCAGAACCTCTGCGCCGAAGAGCCGCCGCAACCCGCCGCCACCGCCAAGAAAGCCTCGGCGATCTTCCACCGCGTCCGAGTCGCCAACTCACTCCTCCGCGCCTGGTCGACTCGCCCCAAAGATGAGCCCTCCCCTACGACGCAACTCGAGCCGTCGTCTATTTCCCTCCCGGGCGGCGAGAAACGCATTGTCGTATACTTCACCAGCCTACGTGTCGTGCGCCGCACGTTCGAGGACTGCAAGGCCGTCCGATCAATACTCCGGGGATTCCGCGTGACGTTGGACGAGCGAGATCTGGCGATGGACCACGCCTTCATTACCGAGCTGCAGCAGATCCTTGGTCAAAGAAAGTTGACCCTCCCCCGGGTTTTCATTGGCGGGAGGTACATTGGTGGGGCCGAGGAGGTGAAACAGCTGCACGAGGCTGGCGAGCTCAAGAAGTTTGTGGAAGGCCTGCCCGTACAGGAACCCGGCGCGTGCGACGCGTGTGGCGGATACAGGTTTTTACTGTGTGACGTTTGTGACGGCAGTCATAAGTTGTATTCTGAGAAAGGGGGCTTCAGGAGTTGTACCTCGTGCAATGAGAATGGTCTGATCAGGTGCTCTTCTTGTTCTTGCGCACCAATCTAG